The Streptococcus pluranimalium genome contains a region encoding:
- the dnaI gene encoding primosomal protein DnaI has protein sequence MEKVGQTLHKSGHSRHFDAHQVTQLILSDPDVVTFINQHGLTQDEIKRSLPKFNQFINERRKFQDQEDSYIAKGYEPILTMNEGYADVTYLETRELKEAQEQKAIENRINLVSLPKSYKSISFDDVLLDDVKRLDVYESLVDFISQYPSPDQKGLYLYGDMGVGKSFFMAALAHELSEKKSALTTILHYPSFTIDIKNAIKTDSVKDEIDAVKTSEVLVLDDIGAEQTSSWVRDEVLQVILQYRMQENLPTFFTSNYSFADLERKLANGRNGDETWQAKRVMERVRFLAKETHLQGENRR, from the coding sequence ATGGAAAAAGTAGGACAAACTTTACATAAATCGGGACATTCTAGGCACTTCGATGCCCACCAAGTGACCCAACTAATCTTATCAGATCCTGATGTGGTGACTTTTATCAATCAACATGGCTTGACACAAGATGAAATCAAACGGAGTTTACCAAAGTTCAATCAATTCATTAATGAACGCCGTAAATTTCAAGATCAGGAAGACAGTTATATTGCCAAGGGTTACGAGCCTATTTTAACTATGAATGAGGGTTATGCGGATGTGACCTATTTGGAAACAAGGGAGCTAAAAGAAGCGCAGGAACAAAAAGCTATTGAAAATCGGATTAATCTGGTAAGTTTGCCAAAATCCTATAAATCCATTTCATTTGATGATGTTTTATTGGATGATGTTAAGCGTTTAGATGTTTATGAAAGTTTGGTTGATTTTATTAGCCAGTACCCTAGTCCTGACCAGAAAGGGCTATATCTCTATGGGGATATGGGGGTTGGAAAGTCCTTTTTCATGGCAGCTTTGGCGCACGAATTGTCAGAGAAGAAAAGTGCCCTTACAACGATCCTGCATTATCCAAGCTTTACCATTGATATCAAAAATGCGATAAAAACAGACTCGGTCAAAGATGAAATTGATGCTGTTAAAACCAGTGAAGTTTTAGTTCTTGATGATATTGGTGCAGAGCAAACCTCATCATGGGTACGTGACGAGGTTTTGCAAGTGATTCTGCAATACCGTATGCAAGAAAACTTACCAACTTTCTTTACGTCAAATTACAGTTTTGCGGATTTAGAACGAAAATTGGCTAATGGTCGAAATGGCGACGAAACATGGCAAGCAAAACGAGTCATGGAGCGTGTACGCTTTTTAGCTAAAGAGACCCACTTGCAGGGTGAAAATAGAAGATAA
- the der gene encoding ribosome biogenesis GTPase Der — MSLPTVAIVGRPNVGKSTLFNRVAGERISIVEDVEGVTRDRIYTSAEWLNRQFSLIDTGGIDDVDAPFMEQIKHQADIAMTEADVIVFVVSAKEGVTDADEYVARILYKTNKPVILAVNKVDNPEMRAEIYDFYTLGLGDPFPVSSVHGIGTGDVLDAIVENLPSEHEEENPDIIKFSLIGRPNVGKSSLINAILGEERVIASPVAGTTRDAIDTNFTDSEGQEYTMIDTAGMRKSGKIYESTEKYSVMRSMRAIDRSDVVLMVINAEEGIRDYDKRIAGFAHEAGKGIIIVVNKWDTIKKDNHTVSQWEADIRDNFQFLTYAPIIFVSAETKQRLNKLPEMIKRISESQNRRIPSAVLNDVIMDAIAINPTPTDKGKRLKIFYGTQVAVKPPTFVIFVNEEELMHFSYLRFLENQIRAAFGFEGTPIHLIARKRS, encoded by the coding sequence ATGTCCTTACCAACAGTTGCTATTGTCGGACGTCCCAATGTGGGGAAATCGACGCTATTTAACCGTGTTGCGGGTGAACGTATTTCCATCGTTGAAGATGTGGAAGGAGTGACACGTGACCGTATTTATACTAGTGCTGAATGGCTTAATCGCCAGTTTTCATTGATCGATACAGGAGGTATCGATGATGTCGATGCACCATTTATGGAACAAATCAAGCACCAAGCTGATATCGCTATGACAGAAGCCGATGTTATTGTTTTTGTTGTGTCTGCCAAAGAAGGTGTGACCGATGCTGATGAATATGTCGCACGCATCCTTTACAAAACGAATAAACCGGTTATCCTAGCAGTTAACAAAGTGGATAATCCGGAAATGCGTGCTGAAATTTATGATTTCTATACATTAGGTCTAGGGGATCCTTTCCCTGTATCATCTGTTCACGGTATTGGTACAGGTGATGTTTTGGATGCCATTGTGGAAAATCTTCCATCTGAACATGAGGAGGAGAATCCAGATATCATCAAATTTAGTTTGATTGGACGTCCGAATGTTGGCAAATCAAGTCTTATCAATGCCATTTTAGGTGAAGAACGTGTGATTGCTAGTCCAGTAGCTGGAACAACTCGTGATGCCATTGATACAAACTTTACGGACAGCGAAGGTCAAGAATACACCATGATTGACACTGCAGGAATGCGTAAATCTGGTAAAATTTATGAAAGCACTGAAAAGTATTCTGTTATGCGCTCCATGCGTGCTATTGACCGCTCGGATGTCGTTCTTATGGTTATTAATGCTGAAGAAGGTATTCGAGACTATGACAAGCGTATTGCTGGCTTTGCTCATGAAGCAGGTAAAGGCATTATCATCGTTGTTAATAAATGGGATACGATCAAAAAAGACAACCATACTGTCAGTCAATGGGAAGCGGATATCCGCGACAATTTCCAGTTCTTGACTTATGCACCTATTATTTTTGTCTCAGCTGAAACTAAGCAACGTCTCAATAAATTGCCTGAGATGATTAAGCGTATCAGTGAAAGTCAAAATCGTCGTATTCCATCAGCCGTACTTAATGATGTTATTATGGATGCTATCGCCATTAATCCGACACCAACGGATAAAGGGAAACGTCTCAAGATTTTCTATGGAACACAAGTGGCGGTTAAACCACCAACATTTGTTATTTTTGTTAACGAAGAAGAACTCATGCACTTCTCATACCTTCGTTTCTTAGAAAATCAAATTCGTGCTGCTTTCGGTTTTGAGGGGACACCGATCCATCTCATCGCACGTAAACGTAGTTAG